In Drosophila simulans strain w501 chromosome 3R, Prin_Dsim_3.1, whole genome shotgun sequence, a single window of DNA contains:
- the LOC6739776 gene encoding tubulin polyglutamylase TTLL13 isoform X2, producing MNLKNSKFFKRIQELRHFSKEKIRKDREKRTHVVRALDMALNEQPCLDREWFSPEQSPPLQPMSPRRRMKKTRCLKRRAAAGKQVGDNSPYYGPSSGENSPMPADEAKLQGFIQLNNKTYRVECPTRVLNPPMNVDEERPASETKSTICVSNSRYAMIGKISKTLGYKLVKESKMWNILWSDSFPGVELFKNMKRFQQINHFPGMIEICRKDLLSRNLNRMLKIFPQDYKIFPKTWMLPADYGDAMNYALNHKRTFILKPDSGAQGRGIWLTNDLKTIGPHERLICQTYINRPLLIDGYKFDLRVYTLITSVDPLRIFVYNEGLARFATNKYVEPTPGNANDLYMHLTNYSVNKRNSHYELCDNDDCGSKRKLSAINTWMRRHNYDVEEFWSNVDDVIIKTVLSAWPVLKHNYHACFPGHDKIQACFEILGFDILVDWKLKPYILEVNHSPSFHTNEQVDREVKRPLIRDTLNLVSTVLADKRQILKEDRKRVKQRLLKIRGDPPVQRPRLGGGTSKPKIDAQKGSPDAQPVDVEPEAEDHGPLAQQIAWEESHLGNFRKIMPPPDLSKLDYYTRFYAQSNQVSIFAETAASKKREDLARKMRIQIEEKKAKQQQMLNGKAKRDARKRHTVLLPRAVRERNRMNLFRLRENWSPGFISDAEERLRHTWLHMRAEAIRMLKITENIYSNLYETGLLTNTDMVVYPHLYHNLQHGYDIKHVP from the exons atgaatttaaaaaattccaagTTTTTCAAGaggattcaggagctgcgccaCTTCTCCAAGGAGAAAATTCGGAAGGATCGCGAAAAGAGGACACACGTTGTTCGCGCCCTGGACATGGCTCTTAATGAGCAGCCGTGCTTGGACCGGGAATGGTTCAGTCCGGAGCAATCACCGCCACTGCAGCCCATGTCCCCACGCCGCCGGATGAAGAAGACCCGGTGCCTCAAGAGGAGGGCAGCCGCCGGCAAGCAAGTGGGTGATAACTCCCCATATTACGGACCATCTTCTGGCGAAAACAGTCCAATGCCTGCTGACGAAGCCAAACTGCAGGGCTTCATTCAACTGAACAACAAGACCTACCGAGTGGAATGCCCCACTCGGGTGCTCAATCCTCCCATGAACGTCGACGAGGAGCGGCCAGCCAG CGAAACCAAGAGTACCATCTGCGTGTCCAACTCGCGCTACGCCATGATTGGGAAGATCTCCAAGACGCTGGGCTACAAGTTGGTCAAGGAGTCCAAGATGTGGAACATCCTCTGGTCGGATTCGTTTCCCGGCGTGGAGCTATTCAAGAACATGAAGCGCTTCCAGCAGATCAATCACTTTCCGGGCATGATCGAGATCTGTCGCAAGGATCTCCTCTCGCGGAATCTAAACCGGATGCTAAAGATCTTTCCGCAGGACTACAAGATCTTTCCCAAGACCTGGATGCTGCCGGCGGA CTATGGAGATGCCATGAACTACGCGCTCAATCACAAGCGCACGTTCATCCTGAAACCGGATTCTGGTGCCCAGGGTCGTGGCATCTGGCTGACAAACGACCTGAAGACCATAGGTCCTCACGAGCGCCTCATCTGCCAAACGTACATAAACAGG CCCCTGCTCATCGATGGCTACAAGTTCGATCTGCGTGTCTACACATTGATTACCTCCGTGGATCCCCTGCGCATCTTCGTGTACAACGAGGGATTGGCCAGATTTGCCACGAACAAGTACGTGGAGCCCACGCCCGGAAACGCCAACGATCTGTACATGCACTTGACCAACTACTCGGTGAACAAGCGGAACTCGCATTACGAACTGTGCGACAACGATGACTGTGGCAGCAAGAGGAAGCTGAGCGCCATCAACACTTGGATGCGGCGGCACAACTACGATGTGGAGGAGTTCTGGAGCAATGTGGACGACGTGATCATTAAGACGGTGCTGAGCGCGTGGCCAGTGCTGAAACACAACTACCATGCCTGCTTTCCGGGTCACGACAAGATCCAGGCCTGCTTCGAGATCCTCGGCTTCGACATCCTGGTGGACTGGAAGCTGAAGCCCTACATCCTCGAGGTCAACCACTCGCCTAGTTTCCATACCAACGAGCAGGTGGACAGGGAGGTAAAGCGACCGCTCATCCGGGACACCTTGAACTTGGTTAGCACGGTCCTGGCGGACAAGAGGCAGATTCTGAAGGAGGATCGCAAGCGGGTCAAGCAGCGACTGCTCAAGATCAGGGGAGACCC aCCAGTACAACGTCCGCGTCTTGGTGGCGGCACCTCCAAGCCCAAAATTGATGCCCAGAAGGGCAGTCCGGATGCCCAGCCCGTGGATGTTGAACCCGAAGCTGAGGACCATGGCCCACTGGCCCAGCAAATCGCCTGGGAGGAGAGTCATTTGGGCAATTTCAGGAAGATAATGCCGCCACCAGACCTGAGCAAGCTGGACTACTACACTCGCTTCTATGCGCAGTCGAACCAGGTGTCCATCTTTGCGGAGACGGCGGCCAGTAAAAAGCGCGAGGATCTCGCGCGCAAGATGCGCATCCAGATCGAGGAGAAGAaggccaagcagcagcagatgctgAACGGGAAGGCCAAGCGGGATGCTAGGAAACGACACACCGTGCTGCTGCCGCGGGCGGTGCGCGAGAGGAACAGGATGAACCTCTTCCGGCTGAGGGAGAACTGGTCGCCGGGCTTCAT